In the Candidatus Protochlamydia phocaeensis genome, AGGGATCCTTCTCTTCCCAAATACGTTGTCTGCAATGCCGATGAAAGCGAGCCCGGAACTTTTAAAGATAGATGGCTGATCGAGCATGACCCGCATCAACTTCTTGAGGGAATTATGCTGGCCAGCTATGCCATCGGTGCGAAGCATGCATTTATTTATTGTCGTGGGGAATTCTTTGAAGGCAATGGCAAGCTGCGCAAAGCCGTGAAGCAGGCCAAGGAAAAAGGCTATTTAGGAGCGCCTCTTTTTGGTTCCGATTATTCATTGGAGATCACCGTGCATCCAGGCGCAGGTGCGTATATTGCAGGGGAAGAAACGGCTCAACTTAATTCTTTGGAAGGCTTTCGGGCGACGCCCCGCTTAAAGCCGCCTTTCCCGGCAGTGGCCGGACTCTATCAGAAGCCCACGGTCATTAATAATGTCGAAACGCTTTGCAATGTTGTTCATATTGTCAACCGTGGCGTGGAATGGTATCAAAGCATAGGGAAGCCTAAAAATACGGGGACCAAGATTTTCCAAATCAGCGGGCAGGTGCAAAAGCCAGGGTGCTATGAATTCCCATTAGGAGTTCCTTTAAGAGAAGTGCTGGAAGCTGCTGGATGGATGGATCCAGGAAGGCGCTTTAAAGCCTGCTATCCGGGGGGATCCTCATGCGCCCTTTTGACCGAGCGGGATCTGGATATTTCCATGGATTTTGAAACATTGGCAGCCCGCAAAACAGCTTTAGGGACAGCTTCAATTATTGTCATGGATGACTCGGCTGATATGGTCAAAGTCGCCCGACGCTTGATGCAATTTTATCAAAATGAATCTTGTGGCAAATGCACGCCTTGCCGGGAAGGAACACGCTGGATGGTGCAGGTCCTTCAGCGGATTGAAGCGGGAGGAGGAACATTTGGAGACTTGAAAACGATCGAACAAGTCTGCAAAGAGATGGCGGCCAACTCTTTTTGTCCGCTTGCTGTTGGAGCAGAGCCACCCATCGTAAGCGCCGTTCAGGAATTTAGAAGTGAATTTGAGGCGTATATTAGGAAGAATCCTAATGCAGAAGGACGCCCAGAAATGAAAATCTCTTACCCCTATTTGAAGGTTGGAAGTGCAAACTACGGACCAAGTTAATATCGTCACTTTTACACTTGATGGACAGTCAATCAGCGTTCCCAAAGGAACGACTGTCTATACGGCCGCCAAGCAGCATGGAATTAATATCCCTGTTTTTTGCTATCAAGACCGCATGCCCCCATTCGGGGCGTGCCGCATGTGCTTGGTCGAAGTTGAAAAAATGCCGAAGCTTCAGACCTCTTGCACCTTAGTCGCTACAGAAGGAATGGTTGTTAAAACACATAGCGAGGCAGCTGAAAAAGGAAGGGAAGGCATTTTAGAATTCTTGCTCATCAATCATCCGCTCGATTGCCCTATTTGCGATAGGGGAGGGGAATGCCTATTGCAAGATAATACCATGGCTTATGGCCCCGGTAGAAGCCGGTTCTTCGAAGAGAAACGCCATTTTGTTAAGCCGTGGTCTTTAGGTCCTGTATTGATGCTGGATCGCGAACGCTGCATTGTTTGCGCGCGGTGCACCCGCTTTGGAGATATTATTGCCGGAGATCATGCGCTTGAAATGATGGAGCGAGGCTACCGAAGCGAAGTCGGCACGCCAGATGGAGGGCCGGCAGAATCCAAATTTATTGGAAATACCATTCAATTATGTCCTGTCGGGGCTCTGACTAGCGATGTTTACCGCTTTCGCGCCCGTCCTTGGGATAACGATTCCACACCCAGCACCTGTACGCTATGCCCTGTCGGCTGCAGCATGTTTCTTGATTCGCGCGATGGAGAAATTATGCGGACGCGCTCTAGAGAAAACCATGAGGTCAATGACATCTGGCTGTGCGATAAAGGATTCTTCGGCTACGAATTTACCTATCATCCCGACCGCTTGCAACAGCCTTTGATCCGCAAGGGCGATAAGCTTGAAACAGCCAGCTGGGAAGAGGCTATCGCCTTAGTCTCAGAAAAAATGAAAGCCTTCCAGCCAGAAGGAAAGATAGCTGCTTGGGGAGGCAATCCATTGACAGTGGAAGAAAACTATCTCCTGCAAAAGCTTATGCGGGAAAGATTGGGAAGCAACCACATCGATCATCGCATTGGGATGCCGATTATGGATCTTCATCAAGAAGGGATGGCACCCGGGATGGAAATGGCGATCGGAGAATGCGAGCAACTGTCATTTGCCATTCTTTTTGGCTTAGATCTTACGGAAGAATTTCCTGTAATTTGGTTAAGGTTAAAGCAGGCAATTAACCGTGGAGCGACAGTAATCTTTATTGGGCATTTTGCTCCTGAAATCGCTCCTCATTTGGCCAAAACGATTATTCATGCTCCCGGAAGAGAGCTTGAATTGCTAAGAGAGCACCTTCCCAATCTAGCCAAATTGGCAGAAGAAGGTAAAGAAGGCGCCATTTTTATTGGAAGGCAATACTTGGCTTCACCTGAGCGGGCATCGATTTTATCTGAATTGGATAGGCTGCGCCAAACGTTTCCTTCCCCTGTATCGCTTAATCTATTAGAGGGGAGAGGAAATAGTGAAGGGGCAAGATTGGCAGGGATGCGTCCGGACTTAAAGCCGTTTGGCAGGCATATAAGCGAGCCTGGCCTAAATGCCCTTCAAGTATTAGAATCCGCTGCGCGCGAGGGGTGGGATTTATTATATGTTGTCGGCGCTAATCCAGCTTTGAAATTTCCCTCTGATCAATGGAAGGAAGCGCGCAGCAAATTGAAGTTCCTCGTCGTTCAAGATCTTTTCCTCACAGAAACGGCCAAGCAGGCAGACGTTGTCCTGCCCCCGCTATGCTTTGTCGAGAAGGGAGGGCATTTCATCAATATTGAAGGGCGCGTCCAGAAGATTGAGCCCGGGAAAGCCATTCCGCCCGGATTCTATAGCGATGGCGAAATTTTTACGCTGCTGGCGGATAAAATGGGCACATCTTTGATTCTCGATGATCATTTCCTTAACCGACTTAAGCCAGGACATCTCTTTCACGAAAGGGCTAAATATTTGAAAGAAACGTCTTCTACACCGGCAATCGGGCCGCGGGAAGGCAAGCTGGCTGCGACTTTTTCTCATACTCTTTTTGATCATGGCGAGCGCATGAAGCACGATCCGCATGTCATCCGCTTGGTAAAAGAGCCAAGAGTGCGTTTGCATCCTTTTGAAGGGGCTAAAAGGGGCCTTCAGGATGGAGAAATGGCACTGTTGACAGCTAATGGACGATCAATTACTGCCAAGCTGCGGCTGGACAAGCGCGTGGCTGAGGGAACCGTTGTTTTGCCGCTTGGCTTTGAAAAAATTCCCGTTCATGAATTTGATGCGAATTTGCTGAATGGTTTATTGGTCGATATACAAAAAGAAGTGTAGCTATGCAAGAGTTAGTCATTGAAGCCCTGATTAAAGGCCTTGTCATTATTGCTGTCTTATTTCTTGCCGCCGCTTATATGACTTATTGCGAGCGGATCGTGCTGGCTCGTTTGCAGTTGCGCTTGGGACCTGTCCGGGTAGGGCCTTTAGGATTGCTGCAGCCGATTGCCGATGGTATCAAGCTGCTTTGTAAAGAACGATTCCAACCGACGGGAGTGGATACTTTTACGTATTGGCTGGCGCCTGCCATTTCGCTCTTTATGGCTCTATTTGCCTTTGTCTTGATTCCGATCGGAGGTACGGTCTATCTATGGGGACATACCGTTTCTTTGCAAATAGCCGACGTCAATGCCGGGATTGTCTTTCTTTTAGCCTTCTCTTCTTTGGCTGTTTATGGAGTCGTTTTGGCTGGATGGTCGTCCAATAACCGTTATTCTCTATTGGGAGGGCTGCGCGGAACGGCCCAAATGATCAGTTATGAAGTTCCTATGGGATTGTCTATCTTGACTGTTATCCTGTCTGCTAGCACATTGAGTTTGCAAGACATTGTTGCGGAACAGCCAACGATAGGCAAGTGGTTTATTTGGACCAATCCCATCAGCTTTATTATTTACATCATTACAGCCTTTGCCGAGACAAACCGGTCTCCTTTTGATTTACCTGAGGCGGAGCATGAGTTGACGGCTGGCTATCATACCGAATATGGCGGCATGAAATTTGCCGTTTTCTTTCTTGGCGAGTATGTCAACATGCTGGCCGTTTCTTCCATTGCCGTTACGCTCTTCTTTGGTGGCTGGCATGGACCGGGCGATATTCCTGTCCTATGGTATTTCTTAAAAGTGGCTTTCTTTATTTTCTTGTTTATGTGGGTAAGAGCCACACTGCCTCGCTTCCGCTATGATCAATTGATGACATTTGGTTGGAAAGTATTGGTTCCGGTGGCGGTCCTTAACTTACTCGTAACCGCTTACTTTGTATTGGTGGTGAGATGAAAAAAGCGTTCAGCAAAGTCATGTCCATGCTTAATGGGCTCTTCATTGTCCTGAAATATGGTTTTAAGCGCCCTGTGACGATACGCTATCCGGAAGAAAAGCGTAAGCTTCCCGCCCGCTCCCGCGGCCGGCATTACCTCACCAAATGGGATGATGGACTAGAGCGTTGCGTCGGCTGCGAGCTATGTGCGATCGTATGCCCCTCTCAAGCTATCTATGTCAAGCCTGCAGAGAATCAACCGGGAGATATCCATTCGCATGGCGAACGCTATGCATCGGACTTCCAGATCAATATGATCCGCTGCATTTATTGCGGCTATTGTGAAGAGGCATGCCCGACTGGAGCAATCATTTTAAGCAATGAATATGAGCTGTCCAGCTTTGACCGTGAGTCGCTCATTTTTACAAAAGATAAATTGACTGAAAAAAAACCGGGTGATTCGGGACGAGATCCGCATAGGGAGATTTAATTTGACATGACTTCAGTGATTGCTTTCCAATGGGTTGTCTGTCTGCTTTTGACTTTATCTTCGTTAGGCGTGATTTTATTGCGCAAGCCTGTGCATGCCAGCCTTTCCTTTCTTTTGACGCTTATGATGCTGGCTGTCCTTTATCTACAGCTTTCCGCTCAATTTATCGCCGTTATGCAGATATTAGTCTATGCGGGCGCCATTATGGTCATTTTCATGTTTGTCGTCGTCCTTTTCCAGGATGCCTACCAGCAAATTGCCCTTTATGAGGCGAAAAGCTCGCGTTTGTTTCTATTCACCGCTGTTATCCTCTTATTGTTAGCGATAGGGTTCTGGAGTAGGAATCTTGTTGATTTGGCGCTTGTTAAAGAAACCAAGCCGGAAAATTTTGGCACAGTCCAAGCGTTGGGCCAGGCGCTCTATTTGGATTTCTTCTTCCCCTTTGAAGCCGTAACATTGCTTTTTTTGATAGCGGCGGTAGGGGCTGTTTACGTTGCAAGAAAGGAGAAGTAAATGGATCTTTCGCTCCTCGTTTTTACCAGTTTAGCTATGCTTATCATCGGCATTATTGGTGTATTAACCAAGCGGAATGCCTTAATTTTGTTCTTGTCCATCGAGCTTATGCTGAATGCCGCTAATCTTCTTTTTGTTACTTTTGCCTATTCATGGGGCAATCAAACAGGATTGGTCTGGGTTTTCTTTGTTCTTGTCGTTGCAGCGGCAGAAGCAGCGGTCGGGCTAGCTATTATTATTAATTTATTCCGCACCAAGCATGTGGTGGACATTGATCAGTACAATCGATTAAGAGGATAACAATGCTATTAGCTCTGTGTCTTGGACTTTTTCTTCCGTTGGCCAGCTTTCTGGCATTGGCTGTCGCTTCTAATAAGATTAGTCGTCGTTTAGCGGGCATTATAGCTAGCTCCGTGGTATTTATCTCTTTTGTCTGCTTTTCCGGCCTGCTCTACGTTTATGTTTATGATGGAATGCCTCCTACTAGTTATGTGCTTTATAATTGGATTCCCGTCAAAGGAATTGATGCCGACTTTAGCCTGCGCTTGGATCCGCTTTCTCTAACAATGACTTTGATCATTACCGGCGTGGGTTTTTTAATTCACGTGTATTCCATCGGCTATATGGACCATGACGAAGACTTTGCCCGCTACTTCGCCTTCATGAACTTCTTCGTGTTTTCCATGCTCCTGCTTGTCTTGGCTGCCAATGTTCTGCTGCTTTTTGTTGGATGGGAAGGCGTTGGCCTGGCGTCCTATTTGCTCATCGGCTTTTGGTATGATCGCCCGGCTGCTGCTCAAGCGGCGACAAAAGCATTTGTCGTCAACCGCATTGGAGATTTGGGATTATTGATTGGATTGCTGTTGACGTTCCATTTGTTCGGAACAAGCGATATTGCGGAAATTTCTAAACGAGCCGGCCCAGAAATTGCGCTTGGAGCGCCTATTCTTACACTTTTGACATTCCTTTATTTTTGGGGGGCGACGGGAAAATCGGCTCAGCTTCCTCTATATACCTGGCTTCCGGATGCCATGGAAGGCCCAACGCCCGTTTCAGCCCTTATCCATGCCGCTACCATGGTAACTGCTGGAGTTTATTTAGTCGTTCGCATGCATCCCGTTTTCGAGCTGACTCCGGAAACATTAGGCTGGATAGGGGATATCGGCGCCGCGACGTCCCTTTTTGCGGCCCTTTGTGCGCTTGCGCAAAACGATCTT is a window encoding:
- the nuoF gene encoding NADH-quinone oxidoreductase subunit NuoF: MPEMRILMAYGDDPNQCDIETYERNGGYQAIRKAIPHLKPEDLIENVKQAGLRGRGGAGFVTGMKWGFVPRDPSLPKYVVCNADESEPGTFKDRWLIEHDPHQLLEGIMLASYAIGAKHAFIYCRGEFFEGNGKLRKAVKQAKEKGYLGAPLFGSDYSLEITVHPGAGAYIAGEETAQLNSLEGFRATPRLKPPFPAVAGLYQKPTVINNVETLCNVVHIVNRGVEWYQSIGKPKNTGTKIFQISGQVQKPGCYEFPLGVPLREVLEAAGWMDPGRRFKACYPGGSSCALLTERDLDISMDFETLAARKTALGTASIIVMDDSADMVKVARRLMQFYQNESCGKCTPCREGTRWMVQVLQRIEAGGGTFGDLKTIEQVCKEMAANSFCPLAVGAEPPIVSAVQEFRSEFEAYIRKNPNAEGRPEMKISYPYLKVGSANYGPS
- the nuoG gene encoding NADH-quinone oxidoreductase subunit NuoG — translated: MQTTDQVNIVTFTLDGQSISVPKGTTVYTAAKQHGINIPVFCYQDRMPPFGACRMCLVEVEKMPKLQTSCTLVATEGMVVKTHSEAAEKGREGILEFLLINHPLDCPICDRGGECLLQDNTMAYGPGRSRFFEEKRHFVKPWSLGPVLMLDRERCIVCARCTRFGDIIAGDHALEMMERGYRSEVGTPDGGPAESKFIGNTIQLCPVGALTSDVYRFRARPWDNDSTPSTCTLCPVGCSMFLDSRDGEIMRTRSRENHEVNDIWLCDKGFFGYEFTYHPDRLQQPLIRKGDKLETASWEEAIALVSEKMKAFQPEGKIAAWGGNPLTVEENYLLQKLMRERLGSNHIDHRIGMPIMDLHQEGMAPGMEMAIGECEQLSFAILFGLDLTEEFPVIWLRLKQAINRGATVIFIGHFAPEIAPHLAKTIIHAPGRELELLREHLPNLAKLAEEGKEGAIFIGRQYLASPERASILSELDRLRQTFPSPVSLNLLEGRGNSEGARLAGMRPDLKPFGRHISEPGLNALQVLESAAREGWDLLYVVGANPALKFPSDQWKEARSKLKFLVVQDLFLTETAKQADVVLPPLCFVEKGGHFINIEGRVQKIEPGKAIPPGFYSDGEIFTLLADKMGTSLILDDHFLNRLKPGHLFHERAKYLKETSSTPAIGPREGKLAATFSHTLFDHGERMKHDPHVIRLVKEPRVRLHPFEGAKRGLQDGEMALLTANGRSITAKLRLDKRVAEGTVVLPLGFEKIPVHEFDANLLNGLLVDIQKEV
- the nuoH gene encoding NADH-quinone oxidoreductase subunit NuoH, with product MQELVIEALIKGLVIIAVLFLAAAYMTYCERIVLARLQLRLGPVRVGPLGLLQPIADGIKLLCKERFQPTGVDTFTYWLAPAISLFMALFAFVLIPIGGTVYLWGHTVSLQIADVNAGIVFLLAFSSLAVYGVVLAGWSSNNRYSLLGGLRGTAQMISYEVPMGLSILTVILSASTLSLQDIVAEQPTIGKWFIWTNPISFIIYIITAFAETNRSPFDLPEAEHELTAGYHTEYGGMKFAVFFLGEYVNMLAVSSIAVTLFFGGWHGPGDIPVLWYFLKVAFFIFLFMWVRATLPRFRYDQLMTFGWKVLVPVAVLNLLVTAYFVLVVR
- the nuoK gene encoding NADH-quinone oxidoreductase subunit NuoK translates to MDLSLLVFTSLAMLIIGIIGVLTKRNALILFLSIELMLNAANLLFVTFAYSWGNQTGLVWVFFVLVVAAAEAAVGLAIIINLFRTKHVVDIDQYNRLRG
- the nuoI gene encoding NADH-quinone oxidoreductase subunit NuoI — encoded protein: MKKAFSKVMSMLNGLFIVLKYGFKRPVTIRYPEEKRKLPARSRGRHYLTKWDDGLERCVGCELCAIVCPSQAIYVKPAENQPGDIHSHGERYASDFQINMIRCIYCGYCEEACPTGAIILSNEYELSSFDRESLIFTKDKLTEKKPGDSGRDPHREI
- a CDS encoding NADH-quinone oxidoreductase subunit J — its product is MTSVIAFQWVVCLLLTLSSLGVILLRKPVHASLSFLLTLMMLAVLYLQLSAQFIAVMQILVYAGAIMVIFMFVVVLFQDAYQQIALYEAKSSRLFLFTAVILLLLAIGFWSRNLVDLALVKETKPENFGTVQALGQALYLDFFFPFEAVTLLFLIAAVGAVYVARKEK